AACCCGGCACCTCGCCGCCGACGCCCTGCTCAGCTTGACCCGGCTCACGGATGCCGGCGACCGCCGAGCCGCGTTTCGCCAGGCCGTGGCGGGCCTGGGTCAGACCGTGCGCGTCCAGGGTCCCCCTGCTCTGGATGGGGTCGATGGCGAATCCCTGCGACGAGCGGTCGCGATTGCCCTTGGCGAGGGTTGCGCGAACGACCTCGATTTCGTGGCGCCGAGCGTATCGGCGGTCGCCTTGTTCGAGATGACTCTTTCACTGCCCCCGGGCCGTGAGCGGCGCGAACTGGGGCGCCGCGTGTTTGCGGCGATCTACGAAGGCAATGCTTCCACCTTCGCCGCGGTCGCAGCGCGCATGGCGCTCGGTAGCGGCAAGCCGCTTGAAGCCGCGACCATGCGCGCTCGCATTGGTCTGACCTTGGACTTGCCGGTCGGCTCCGCCGTCGACACGGGCGCCCTCGCCTACAGCCTGGTCGCACGACGTGAGCTCGCCGAGCGCTGGGTAGTGCGCCCATCAGCCGGCGCCTTGCCCGAGCGACGCCTGGCGGCCAAGCTGCTCGAACACGCTGCCAGAGAAGCGGTGTACCGCGTCCAGCAGGGCGACACTCTGCCGCGCGATCTGCTCGCGAGCGAGCTCGTGCGTCCCGTGCGGCGTGCGCTCTTGGCGGACCGCGAGCCCTTGGTGTGGCGCCATGCTGCGATCTCGCGGGGGCTCCTGGCCTCCGTGGACGAAGGACTCTCCAGTCAGATCGAGGCGCGCCTGAACGAGTCCTTGACGCCGACAGAATGGCGCCGCGCAGCGGTTTCGCTGGTGGCGTGCATGGTGGGAGATCCCGGCGGCGCCATGCGCGCCGTGACCAAGTTGCTCAAATCGGAGATCGCCAAACGCGATCCAGGACTGCTGGCCACGATGGTGTGGGGCTTGCCCCCGGTGATCGAGAGCGAGCCCGATGCCGCTGAGGATCTGCTGGACCGCCTGGCGGCGACGCGACGGCCGGACGTGGCCGAGGCGGTGGCGCTGCTGCTTTCCGATAGCGCGTCGCGTGGTTTTGGCGCGCGGGCAGCGACGCTGCTGGCCGATGTGTTGGAGCGCTCGACGCGCGAACAGACCCCCGCCCTCCTAGGCCTGAGCCGCCACGCGACCGCCATTCTGCGGCAGGAGGAAAGCAGCCGCGAACTCCCGAGTCACAGTGTGAAAGCCGCAATGCTTGCCTATGAGCATCGCGGCGCTCGCGCCGCCTTCGCCCTGGCCGAGCACGCCTTGGCCGGTGCGGACCAGCTGGTGGAACGGCTGTCGACCCTCGACCCTCACGCGGCGGAGTCCATCCCAGAGCTGATCGAAGGCCTGAGCGAAATCGACACGGCGGTCCTGGAGCGAAGTCGGCTTCACGACCTGCTCTTGCTGGGCCGTCCCCCCGGCGAGACCGACGCCAGCGTGGAACCCATGGAGCAGCTGCACGATCGGCTTTCCAGCTACTTGCTCGACGCCGAACAAGCCGCAGCCGCGTCCCCTTGGTCGCGATCCGGATCGCTTGCCACGACGCGCCGCCTGCGAGCGCTACTGCATTTGGTGGATGTCGACGCCACTCGGGGCGAGCGCGAAGAGGAAAAAGCGCGCGTCCGTGCGCGACTGGTCCGCAGCGTCGAGGTGTTGCTCGATCGCCTGGTGAGCGGCCCCGACGCGTCCGTGCATCGCATCCTGTGCGCCACCCTGGCCCGAACCTTGGACGCAGGTGTACGCGAAGGCGTATTCGAACCCACCGACGTCCTGCTGCTGATCGCCGATCATTTGACGGACCGCCAGAGCGTGTCGACCGTAGCAGATGCATCGACGTATCCGGATGTTCGCAGCGCAACGGACATCTACGCTCGTTTCCTCGATCCCAATCCCGCTGGAGGGAGCGAATCGCTGCGCGAAGGCTCCTACAGTGGGACGACGCCCCTCGCCGACGAAGCGGTTGGCCAATTGGCCCGACGCGTGGCGCGCTTGGGCCGAATCTCCGCCGGAGGAACTCATCGCGCCGAGGCGCTGCGCCAAGCCCTTTTGCGTTTGGGTCGCGCCTTGGAGCAGGTTGCGGCGGCCCGCGGCATGTCAGAGTTGGTCAGCGACGGCGCCGCGGACGCTGCTCCCCTGGCGGAGATCGAGCACGCCGCGGACTCCCTCCGCCAATTGCTCGAGGCGACGCGACGCCGGACCATGGGCTGGGACACTGCCGGCAGCATCACCATCGTCACCGAGGTCGCGCCGCTGTCGAGCCTGGTCGAGCGTGCCGCTTCCAGCGGCGTACCTCCCAACAGTTCCCAGCTTGCAATGGCGAGCGCCGAGCTGGTGGCGGATCTGCCCGAGCCCCTCGCCACGGCGACGACGCGGGTACTGGAACGTTTGGGCACGTTGCCCAGCAAGGCACCTGAAGATGCCGGGCCCATCCTGCTCGAGCGGAGACGGGTGGCGCTGCCCGACTGGCTGCTGCCCCGCCGCACGATCGGCGCGTTTTTCGTAGCCCGAGCCCTCGGCAGCGGAGGAGGCAGTAGCGTGTTCCTGGCGCGTCGCGTGGAGGACCGCCACGACCCTCACGCCGAGTCCTTCGCACTCAAAGTTCCACAGTACGATCCCACCACCGCCCGTAGCCTCTCGGAGCAGGAGTTCATGCAACTCTTCCGCGAAGAAGCCACGGCCCTCTTGGCATTGCCGCCCCACGACAACCTCGCGCGCTTCGTGACCTTCGATCTGGCGGCGCGTCCGCGGCCAATTTTGGTCATGGAACTCATTCGTGGAGTCTCCCTCGAACGGCTGATCCGAAGCGGGAGCCTCACCACGGCGCGGGTGTTCGAACACCTACAGGGCATTCTGGCTGGCTTGGGCGCCATGCATGACGTCGGTGTCGGACATCTCGACGTGAAGCCTTCGAACGTGATTCTGCGCGACGAATCCACGCCCGTTCTGGTGGACTTTGGACTCAGCGGGCGCAATCTGCGCCCCGGATGCGGGACCCTGGAATACTGTGCGCCCGAGGTGCTGGGCGTGGTGCCCGAGGGTCACGACCCGGAACCCGCGGCGGCGGACATCTACGCGTTCGGCGCCTTGGCCTACGAGATGCTCACGGGCAAGTCGTTGTTCGACGGCGAAGACGAAACGCTGCTGGCGGCTCAGCACGTGGGACACGACGGTTGGCCGCCAGCGCTGGCGCAGTTGGGCAACCAGCCGGAGTTGAAGGAGTTGGCCATTCTGCTCGCCGCTTGCCTTCGCCGCGACCCGCGCGACCGGGCCAGAGTTGCGGATCTTCGCGCACCCCTCGCGTCGATGGCGCATGTGCTACGCGAGCGCGCTTGGCCCCTCGGGTCGACGTGAGATTGACCTCATGACGCAGTCCTTTCGCCGCGCACTCGCCGGGGTCCTGTTTGCCACCTTCGGCGCAGTCGCGTGCGAAGACGCCACCAGTCGAGACGCCATCGTGATCAAGTCGACGGGCTTGTTCGACGAGCCGGTGCGGCTCGTGCCACGCACCGCGCTGGCAGAGTACGTGGAGGTCCCCTCACACAAGAATGAGCTAATCATCAGTCTCGCGAGCGATGACGTACCATGTGGCAGGTTCGTTGCCGCGGATGCAGATTCGACGCGCGTGATCGTCAGCATCGTGACCCCGCCGGGCCCAACCCCTGCCGTGGGTCGCTACGAAGCGACGAGCCTCGGGGAATCGGCGCCGCGGGGCATAGTCACCACCCTGCGACACGGGCCGAAGAGCCGCGTGCTGCCCCCGGGCGGCTATGTCGAACTGCGCCGAGTCGACCTCAGCCGCGGCGGGAGGGTGGAGGGCATCCTCGAACTCGAATTTGCCGGAACGGCGGAAGTCCCACCGGCCAGTGTGCGAGGTCGGTTCGAAGCTCGCCTCTGCCGCCTCGGTCGTCGGAGCGCTCCGTGAAGTGGCTCGGGTTCGTGCGCACCGACTGGCCTTCCGTGCGGCGCTTGGGGGGCGTGCTGGCGGCGTCGAACCTGGCCGAAGTCCTGGCCGAGGGCGCCGCCACTGCCGCGCTGCTGGCCCGCGTGGGTGCAGCTGCGCTGCCCCTGGCGCTCGCGCTCCGCGCTTCGTGCGAAGTCGTCGTGTCGTTGGGCTACGACCGCATGACTCGA
This genomic stretch from Polyangiaceae bacterium harbors:
- a CDS encoding serine/threonine-protein kinase translates to MRTRHLAADALLSLTRLTDAGDRRAAFRQAVAGLGQTVRVQGPPALDGVDGESLRRAVAIALGEGCANDLDFVAPSVSAVALFEMTLSLPPGRERRELGRRVFAAIYEGNASTFAAVAARMALGSGKPLEAATMRARIGLTLDLPVGSAVDTGALAYSLVARRELAERWVVRPSAGALPERRLAAKLLEHAAREAVYRVQQGDTLPRDLLASELVRPVRRALLADREPLVWRHAAISRGLLASVDEGLSSQIEARLNESLTPTEWRRAAVSLVACMVGDPGGAMRAVTKLLKSEIAKRDPGLLATMVWGLPPVIESEPDAAEDLLDRLAATRRPDVAEAVALLLSDSASRGFGARAATLLADVLERSTREQTPALLGLSRHATAILRQEESSRELPSHSVKAAMLAYEHRGARAAFALAEHALAGADQLVERLSTLDPHAAESIPELIEGLSEIDTAVLERSRLHDLLLLGRPPGETDASVEPMEQLHDRLSSYLLDAEQAAAASPWSRSGSLATTRRLRALLHLVDVDATRGEREEEKARVRARLVRSVEVLLDRLVSGPDASVHRILCATLARTLDAGVREGVFEPTDVLLLIADHLTDRQSVSTVADASTYPDVRSATDIYARFLDPNPAGGSESLREGSYSGTTPLADEAVGQLARRVARLGRISAGGTHRAEALRQALLRLGRALEQVAAARGMSELVSDGAADAAPLAEIEHAADSLRQLLEATRRRTMGWDTAGSITIVTEVAPLSSLVERAASSGVPPNSSQLAMASAELVADLPEPLATATTRVLERLGTLPSKAPEDAGPILLERRRVALPDWLLPRRTIGAFFVARALGSGGGSSVFLARRVEDRHDPHAESFALKVPQYDPTTARSLSEQEFMQLFREEATALLALPPHDNLARFVTFDLAARPRPILVMELIRGVSLERLIRSGSLTTARVFEHLQGILAGLGAMHDVGVGHLDVKPSNVILRDESTPVLVDFGLSGRNLRPGCGTLEYCAPEVLGVVPEGHDPEPAAADIYAFGALAYEMLTGKSLFDGEDETLLAAQHVGHDGWPPALAQLGNQPELKELAILLAACLRRDPRDRARVADLRAPLASMAHVLRERAWPLGST